Proteins encoded within one genomic window of Planctomycetia bacterium:
- a CDS encoding transposase, producing MNQERIRRRNLPHWDVPNATYFLTTCLDGSIPAQGLLSLQQARMERKRRAKPAHLSARDWQLLHWKWDFKDMEQWLDSTPARRDLENPALAQLIVNALQFHAGERYDLLAYVIMPSHMHWLFTPRDDWIATLTHDNERTPRERIQHSINRYTARECNILLQREGTFWQKESYDHWVRDEDELERIIHYIEANPVKAGLASQPDQWPFSSACIRTRLNIPFGCPIFNQK from the coding sequence ATGAACCAGGAACGCATCCGACGACGCAACCTGCCACACTGGGACGTTCCGAATGCTACCTATTTCCTGACAACCTGTCTGGATGGAAGTATCCCTGCTCAGGGATTGCTCTCACTTCAGCAAGCTCGAATGGAAAGAAAACGTCGTGCAAAACCTGCTCATCTAAGTGCCAGGGACTGGCAACTCCTTCACTGGAAGTGGGATTTCAAGGACATGGAACAGTGGCTGGATTCTACACCTGCCCGTCGCGACCTCGAAAACCCTGCCCTGGCCCAATTGATTGTCAACGCATTGCAGTTCCATGCCGGTGAACGATACGACTTGCTGGCTTATGTAATCATGCCAAGTCATATGCATTGGCTTTTTACTCCTCGTGATGATTGGATTGCTACATTGACTCACGATAACGAACGCACACCCCGTGAGCGCATTCAACACTCCATCAATCGTTACACTGCACGTGAGTGCAACATACTCCTTCAGAGAGAAGGCACATTCTGGCAGAAAGAGTCTTATGACCATTGGGTACGTGATGAAGACGAGTTAGAGAGGATAATTCACTACATCGAAGCCAATCCTGTCAAAGCAGGCTTGGCATCACAGCCTGACCAATGGCCTTTCTCTTCTGCCTGCATTCGAACGCGTCTCAATATTCCATTTGGATGCCCAATATTTAACCAAAAGTAA
- a CDS encoding glycosyltransferase — translation MAEFLLLPFGSAGDTFPFIGLGRHLKDRGHHVRLLCNGYFRSAVESADLIMDEFWNKQEYLNTMENPDLWHPVKSFNAVVGHPLMARMVEEQHQYIIEQFNRNPNIVVVAGTLAFGARIARETHGLKMASVHLSPTVILSVDRPPHLPTMAIPAWWPRSWVRGFYWLADKMFITPTMNKVVGAYRKELVLPKVKNYFRDWIHSRELTLGLFPSWFAPPAADWPASIKLMDFPFYDNANPDGLPLEVLEFIQSGPPPIVVTFGSAMRVGAKLFQAAVEACQQLPCRAILLTPFAEQIPQPLPETILHCPFLSLSQILPYAATLIHHGGIGTMSQGLRWGVPQVITPLAHDQFDNAARGEALGVSVTIPGARLTGKNLAKALNKIYDERILHKNAHAISQRFVGIDTFRMIGDELEQFARRPPSTKFRT, via the coding sequence ATGGCTGAGTTCCTGCTCCTACCTTTCGGCAGCGCTGGAGACACCTTCCCCTTCATCGGTCTGGGCAGACATCTTAAAGACCGTGGCCACCATGTCCGTCTGCTCTGCAATGGCTATTTCAGGTCAGCCGTCGAAAGTGCTGACCTGATCATGGATGAGTTCTGGAACAAACAGGAATACCTGAACACGATGGAGAACCCGGATCTCTGGCATCCCGTCAAGAGCTTTAATGCCGTGGTCGGCCATCCACTCATGGCCCGCATGGTGGAAGAGCAGCATCAATACATCATTGAACAATTCAACCGCAATCCAAACATCGTGGTAGTTGCAGGCACCCTGGCCTTCGGCGCCCGCATCGCCAGGGAAACGCACGGCCTGAAAATGGCCAGTGTGCATCTTTCCCCGACAGTCATTCTCAGCGTGGATCGTCCTCCCCACCTGCCCACCATGGCGATCCCAGCCTGGTGGCCCCGTTCCTGGGTGCGTGGATTCTACTGGCTTGCTGACAAAATGTTCATCACCCCCACCATGAACAAGGTCGTTGGTGCATACCGCAAGGAACTCGTACTGCCCAAAGTGAAGAACTACTTCCGCGACTGGATTCACAGCCGGGAACTGACACTGGGACTCTTCCCATCCTGGTTCGCGCCACCAGCAGCCGATTGGCCAGCCAGCATCAAATTAATGGACTTCCCCTTTTACGATAATGCCAATCCGGATGGCCTGCCCCTGGAAGTGCTGGAGTTCATTCAATCCGGCCCACCACCCATCGTCGTCACCTTCGGCAGCGCCATGCGGGTGGGTGCCAAACTGTTCCAGGCTGCGGTGGAAGCCTGTCAGCAACTGCCCTGCCGTGCGATCCTGCTGACTCCCTTTGCAGAGCAGATTCCACAACCCTTACCAGAAACGATTCTGCACTGTCCGTTTCTGTCTCTCTCGCAGATACTCCCCTATGCCGCCACGCTGATTCATCATGGTGGGATCGGCACCATGTCGCAGGGCTTGCGCTGGGGCGTGCCACAGGTGATTACTCCGCTAGCCCACGACCAGTTCGACAATGCTGCACGAGGCGAGGCGCTCGGTGTCAGTGTCACCATTCCCGGAGCCAGGCTCACCGGCAAAAACCTGGCGAAGGCGCTCAACAAAATCTACGATGAACGCATCCTGCATAAGAATGCCCACGCCATCAGCCAGCGTTTCGTCGGCATCGATACCTTCCGCATGATAGGCGACGAACTAGAACAATTCGCCCGCCGCCCACCTTCGACGAAATTCAGGACTTGA
- a CDS encoding rhomboid family intramembrane serine protease — MLPIGSDDSDLRQPPWLTYSLIGLNVIVFVLLQGMGTNEAFTYSYSLVPYEFLSGHDLVTQGDYLWDTVKREPVAEIPHGIIRLRPSPEPVYITLLTSLFMHGSFMHLLGNMLFLWIFGKHLEDALGSFRFLAFYLVAGVSASLIHILFNQEFPECIIPTLGASGAISGVLAGYVMLFPHKLIAVIVWFFAVELPAWVFIGVWFGFQILNGLANPNGGGVAYGAHIGGFVVGLALIVPFSTGRELEESYWRYH, encoded by the coding sequence ATGCTTCCCATAGGATCGGATGATTCAGACCTGAGGCAGCCACCCTGGCTGACTTACAGCCTGATTGGGCTGAATGTCATTGTCTTTGTGCTGCTCCAGGGTATGGGGACCAATGAAGCATTTACCTATTCGTATTCGCTGGTTCCTTACGAGTTTCTGAGCGGGCATGATCTGGTGACCCAGGGAGATTACCTGTGGGATACGGTCAAACGTGAACCAGTAGCAGAAATTCCACATGGCATCATTCGGCTGCGGCCTTCGCCGGAACCAGTTTACATCACGTTGCTTACCAGTCTGTTCATGCATGGTTCATTCATGCATTTGCTGGGAAACATGCTGTTTTTATGGATATTTGGCAAGCATCTCGAAGATGCCTTGGGGAGTTTCCGATTCCTGGCGTTTTACCTGGTTGCAGGTGTTTCCGCGTCGCTGATCCACATACTTTTCAACCAGGAATTTCCTGAGTGCATCATCCCTACGCTCGGTGCATCGGGGGCGATCTCGGGAGTGCTGGCTGGTTATGTCATGTTGTTCCCGCACAAGTTGATCGCGGTGATTGTCTGGTTTTTTGCGGTGGAACTGCCTGCCTGGGTGTTTATCGGTGTCTGGTTCGGGTTTCAAATCCTAAACGGACTGGCAAATCCAAACGGTGGTGGCGTGGCGTATGGAGCCCATATTGGTGGCTTTGTCGTAGGGCTGGCACTCATCGTGCCATTCAGCACCGGACGTGAATTGGAAGAAAGTTATTGGAGATATCATTAG
- a CDS encoding GGDEF domain-containing protein, producing MSSTLYPALQSILVALLAAFGLITVGRWLKTDEYKMWTWGWLVFAGGIAVLCLAPVFPEIDERIILMLQTASVVVFSVQLARGTLLAIKAEDVRLYRIRRAIISLMILLTVLTLLMAIWRWPFVVRHTLWDEHYLWNGHWIISFSVLCSWMVLRNQPRWYLRKSNVLFVSALGLLAVLEIFIIGLILAYDDVVPATVQELLRILTLAEPIVLLLVALAMHTMILDGLIHQLERTLVHVSKNSARLKQMAERDPLTAVLNRHAFYSMVGSKRDDDSRPLGGSVAVLDIDNLKPLNDKHGHQAGDAAIRAVAKAIRSVVRAEDLLFRWGGDEFMVILPHVTIEESRWRFEKLNMLLAKTTIPGIDHPIDITLSIGISPFSSTNSLEKAIEEADERMYARKSERKRERAKTAAS from the coding sequence ATGAGTTCCACATTGTATCCTGCTTTGCAATCGATCCTCGTGGCCCTACTAGCTGCATTTGGGCTGATCACGGTAGGCCGCTGGCTGAAGACCGATGAGTACAAGATGTGGACGTGGGGCTGGCTGGTCTTTGCCGGCGGCATTGCAGTGCTTTGCCTGGCCCCGGTTTTCCCTGAGATAGATGAACGTATCATCCTGATGCTGCAGACGGCATCTGTTGTAGTTTTCAGCGTCCAACTGGCACGTGGCACCTTGCTTGCCATCAAGGCAGAGGATGTCCGGTTGTATCGCATTCGCCGGGCCATTATTTCGCTGATGATTCTGCTGACCGTTTTGACGCTGCTGATGGCCATCTGGCGCTGGCCTTTTGTGGTCAGGCATACCTTGTGGGATGAACATTATCTGTGGAACGGACACTGGATCATCAGTTTTTCGGTACTGTGCAGTTGGATGGTTTTACGCAATCAGCCCCGATGGTACCTGCGGAAGTCGAACGTTCTATTTGTCTCAGCGTTGGGCCTCTTGGCGGTGTTGGAGATATTCATCATCGGATTGATCCTGGCATACGATGATGTGGTGCCGGCGACTGTACAGGAATTGTTGCGAATTCTAACTCTGGCAGAGCCGATTGTGCTACTGCTGGTAGCTTTGGCGATGCACACCATGATTCTGGATGGTCTCATTCACCAGTTGGAACGTACGCTGGTGCATGTGTCCAAGAATTCAGCCAGGCTGAAACAGATGGCAGAGCGCGATCCGTTGACTGCGGTGCTCAATCGCCATGCCTTCTACTCGATGGTGGGTTCCAAGCGGGATGATGACAGCAGACCTCTGGGTGGGAGCGTAGCGGTGCTGGATATTGATAATCTTAAACCACTGAACGATAAGCATGGCCATCAGGCTGGCGATGCAGCCATTCGAGCGGTCGCCAAGGCAATCCGCAGTGTAGTGCGGGCGGAGGATTTGCTGTTCCGGTGGGGTGGCGATGAATTCATGGTGATCCTGCCTCATGTCACGATAGAAGAATCCCGCTGGCGTTTTGAGAAACTCAACATGCTGCTGGCGAAAACGACTATTCCAGGGATTGATCATCCGATTGATATTACTCTGTCAATTGGCATCTCGCCGTTTTCATCGACCAACAGTCTGGAGAAAGCCATCGAAGAAGCTGATGAACGGATGTATGCCCGCAAGAGCGAAAGAAAACGGGAACGCGCCAAGACAGCCGCGAGTTAA
- a CDS encoding allophanate hydrolase subunit 1 translates to MARGRKTTGIEQIQHLGDQAVLVTCHGIDSAQALYQTIRQQNWPAVQDVVLAYHELAVHFDPFIWSMQDCISQLQQLKFSKVKSAVTQHTIHCCYELGEDLEAVARKLKLTTSEVIQLHSQTTFTVYAIGFSPGFPYLGWLPEPLHGISRRETPRLRVPPGSVAIVGKQSAIYPQATPGGWALIGRTNLKLVDLAENYFRLAVGDKVQFVPISRNEFQS, encoded by the coding sequence ATGGCTAGAGGCAGAAAAACAACTGGAATTGAGCAAATCCAGCACCTGGGCGACCAGGCAGTTCTTGTCACCTGCCACGGTATCGATTCTGCCCAGGCACTGTACCAAACCATACGCCAGCAAAACTGGCCTGCCGTGCAGGATGTCGTACTCGCTTATCACGAATTGGCTGTTCATTTCGATCCGTTCATCTGGTCAATGCAGGACTGCATCAGCCAATTGCAGCAACTCAAGTTCAGCAAAGTGAAGTCTGCAGTCACCCAGCATACCATTCACTGCTGTTACGAGTTAGGCGAAGACTTGGAAGCCGTCGCCCGAAAGTTGAAGCTAACGACTAGTGAAGTCATCCAACTGCATAGCCAGACAACTTTCACGGTCTATGCCATCGGTTTCTCGCCGGGTTTTCCCTACTTGGGCTGGCTACCTGAACCGCTGCATGGCATCAGCCGCCGTGAAACACCCCGACTGCGTGTGCCACCGGGCAGCGTCGCCATAGTGGGGAAACAATCCGCCATCTATCCACAAGCCACACCAGGCGGTTGGGCGCTAATCGGCAGAACTAATCTCAAACTGGTTGATCTGGCAGAAAACTATTTCAGATTGGCAGTGGGAGACAAGGTGCAGTTCGTTCCTATCTCGCGAAATGAGTTTCAATCTTAA
- the rpiB gene encoding ribose 5-phosphate isomerase B: MRIAIAGDHRGFELKKRLIAMLEKLGHTVEHLGCHGPEACDYPDLAIAVGESVGMGQADRGILICGTGIGMCMTANKVVGVRAANCHDIITAELCRRHNDANVLCLSGDLLGEDLVERLVKTWLTTDFEGNSRHSRRVDKIVQYENSHISR; the protein is encoded by the coding sequence ATGAGGATTGCAATCGCAGGTGATCATCGAGGCTTTGAACTCAAAAAGCGGTTGATCGCCATGCTGGAAAAATTGGGGCATACGGTTGAACACCTCGGTTGTCATGGCCCAGAAGCTTGTGATTACCCTGATTTGGCTATTGCCGTTGGTGAATCGGTTGGAATGGGGCAGGCAGATCGAGGTATTTTGATCTGCGGCACAGGCATCGGCATGTGCATGACCGCCAACAAAGTGGTGGGTGTCCGTGCTGCCAACTGTCACGATATCATCACCGCTGAGTTATGCCGTCGGCACAACGATGCCAATGTTTTGTGTCTTTCAGGCGATTTACTCGGTGAAGACCTGGTGGAACGTCTGGTAAAGACCTGGTTGACGACCGATTTTGAAGGCAACTCCCGACATTCACGCCGGGTTGACAAGATCGTTCAATACGAAAACAGCCATATCTCCCGTTGA